From the Melanotaenia boesemani isolate fMelBoe1 chromosome 9, fMelBoe1.pri, whole genome shotgun sequence genome, the window GGGACATGAAACTTATATTGTCTGTAGGAGGGCTCCTCATCATAAGAGAAAGCAGCGGCTCAGCTAGAAAATGAAGCGAGGACGTGAGGTACGTGCGCACCCAGCTGATGACGAGATCAAATGGAGAGTTTGGGACGGGCGGACCTTTTAAAGCCAAGCTCTTCTCGCGGATCCGTAGCGTTTTCAGGCTCGCTAGAGAGAAAGACGAGTGGTCAGCAGCTCATCGGTGGACCGACAGAGATTCACCACACGTACCAAGCGACCATGGGTCTTAACGGATTCTGTGCGGTGTCCAACGGGAGTCCAGCGGCCGAGGAGTTACTCGTGGGGTTGGCCTCTCAGACCGACTCTAATGGAATCACAACCCTGACTAAGCAAGGTCTGACTAAGACCGGCGTGCCGCTTTATAACGGCGGAATGATGTCTACCTCTGCCACCGTGGAGGGGAACGAGGCAAACGTTTTAGCTCCTCATGGCCGCCCCGTACAAGTGAATGGGGTGGCGGAGCAGACGCTCCCTCTTACCAGCAGGGGCTGTCTGATGGAAAATGGGGACAGGACTGCTCACGAGAACTGTTCTTTAGTAATGAGAAGAATCAATGGTGACCTAAAAGTCAGACAggcacaacaacaaaaaaggaggGGTGGGGAGAACCGGGACATAGGGTCACAAAACCTTAATGGTCACACAATAGGGTCAACTGGTGTAGGAAGCTCTGCAGACCCAGTTTTTACATCCGGGGATTTAGACTGTAAGAGGAGGAAGTTGGCAGATGGAACTGTTGCTAGCAAGTCGTCAGAGGCTTCCAGAGTGGCCCGAGCAGTAGCCCCGCTCACAGCCACTGGCAACTGTAGCAATGGTTCCCATAGCAACCCAAACTTCAACCCTGCTGCCTCCCATATTAACCAGCACAATGGACATTATATGGCATCCTCAGACTCACCAGCTCCAACCAGCCTGACCTCAACCCGAGAAATAAACACCATCCAAACCCCACAACCTCATGCAGACACTGGCTGGTCAGCAGAACGCATTGCCAAGCAGTATGTCATCCCCTGCATGAAGTACTATGGTATTTGTGTGAAGGATGACTTCCTGGGCCCCCAGTTGGGCAACAAGAtcctggaggaggtggaggttcTAAATCACAGTGGGAAATTTCGTGGAGGGCAGCTGGTGAGCCAGAAGAGCATTCCCTCTAGGAACATCCGCGGAGACCAGATTGCCTGGGTGGAGGGACAAGAGCCTGGGTGCAAGAACATCGGGGCTCTGATGGCTCACATCGATGAGGCCGTCATGTACAGCGCTGCCAATGGACAGCTGGGGAACTGTGTCATCAATGGACGCACAAAGGTAAGAGCATGCACGGGGTGAGGAGGGGTTACAGATGGGAGGTTTTTCAAGCTGCATCACAGGCAAAACAAAGCCTGCAAGCATGTAAACACAAGAGCGTCTGTCTGATGACATCATTAAGGTTGTGGCTTATGAGTTGTGTCTTGTCCATTCTGCTTTATAATGCCGGCATATGGGCAGGTAAACACTcatacttacacacacacaaatacacacagactTTCACACCATAGCACGTCAAGTGGAGCCATGTGAGTTGGTGGCACATGGACGGGAAGGTTGCTGCCCCCATTCCTGTCTTCATACCTCTAGTacctagaaaaaaaatctggtaacaagaaaaaaaaagcccatatCTTTACTTCCATCACTTTATCTCATCCAGAATTTTCTACTATCGCTTTAACCACACaaatgtgatgctgtcatggcaGAAGGtagttctttttgtttatttttctttatctgatACTTCATGTCACGAGAGCTAAATGTAACTTGGAAAACATTGAATTATAGTTAAAAACACTCCAATATATCTTTCCCAACCTTTCTGCTGTACATCAGTCCCTCTCTGTGTTTGTAGCTTTGTGTTCTGTCATAATGGCTGTGCATATAGGTCTCTGTACACTGGGAGTTAACCAGTACATGCCAGTGAGACTGTTTCATGCTTTCAGTTTTCAGCAGACCATTGACTTCAGCAAGAATTTACAGTGTTATGCCTCTAGACTACTCTGctcaaagtgtttttaaatatctggctgcaagggaaaaaaaatagaaattacatttaataatgTTAGTCCAATCTTTGCTGAGATAGTTTCATTCATGTTAGACTGTGTATGATGTTAAGTgccatgaggaaaatagatccAGGAGGAACTTTGATGCATGTCAGCTCTGATTTAAGTAGTCTTCACATTACTACTTCCTATAGGAAAATTTGGGAAAAGGTGTCACATGCAGATACAGAGCCACAACTTCACTTGTTTGGATTTTGCTTAATAAGATAGGTAATAAATGGACCTTTAGAGTTCTTATTAAATATACAGAGCAGCAATGTACTGATAATTCAACTTCAGTATCTAATTCATCCATCTGTACTCATAAATGGGTTTTGCCTCTATCAACCTGTCCCATGTTTTGATATATGGATGTTTCCCTATATTCTTAAGTATTTGCTTTGCGACCTTGCTCACCCCATCTGTTCAGCACCAAGTGTAGCACCTTGCCCTGAGTGCAGTCTAGTCATTTACATAAGCCCGAGGCAGTGTTTAAACACAGGCGCATCAGCGGCCTTTGCACCTTTCAATTTGGGATGACTTTGCTGCTTCTAGAACTGAGTCATTTGATTTGTGAATTCAGTAAAACATGAACGGTGCCAccataatttaatttcaattcattcattcattcattcattcattcattcattcattcattcattcattcattcattcattcattcatttattcatcctcTGAACATTAATTAATGTGCTATGCTTATCAGCACAGAGTTTCACTCAGAAATCCACTCATAAATAGTTTCTGGGGGGTTAAATAACTGTCCTTGTTGTAGTATCACTGAATTTCTtcactgattttctttcttattcGGTTCAGTATTTGTGAGAAATTCCTTGGTTTAAACTTTCAACTGCTTGCTGTACAAACTGTTCTATCTGGGCCTTTCTGTTGGTGAGCTCAGTAGACAGTGTGGCAAACGGTAAAGTGATGGAGTCTGCATGGGTCAGAGGAAAAAAGGAGGATCGGGCAGTAGTGCAGCTAAATATGAGGTCACTGCGTCTCTGCGTCTTTTCCGTCCTCCTCTTCTTTGTCAGTTATTCCCCAAACTgtctttttcccctctttcctCACTTTTATTCTGgcctgctttttatttcttctgttgtcttcttccttttttcttcatcttatcAACCCTGTTTGCTTCTTGAACAAAATATTTCCGTGCCGTTACCTTGGTAACAGGTCCATACAGAGTAGAACAGGGTATTGTGTAAGGAAGCGatggagagaaacagagagcGGCTGGCAGTGCCCAGACTTTGCCTCACCAGTGGTGAGTACTCTTTCTGAGGCCTGTCTTCTGTTCGTTGGAAGGAGCCAGGTTCTGAGGGCTGTGAGCTGTACAGTGAGAAGGATTATAGTGTTAACAAAAAGAACTGTAATGCAGTTAATGAAGTCCAAGGTGATGGTGGGAAACAACTCGGCACAAAGAATGAGATACAAGAAGTGAGTGGAGACTGACTGGAAGTGAGAGTAGAAGGGAAAGGGGGAACAGCAAGACTTGAGCGAGTCAATGAGGGAGATGCAGTAGAGGCTTTGGCATTATGTCAGCTGCAGCACTGCAGTCTAAGATGTCCCTCCTAATGCTCAGCAGTGCCACCATGCAGGCAGGAGTCTGAAGTCATACTGTTACGCAGTGAAGCTACAGAGCTGTGAGCTTGTTCTGATAGATTGTTGGATGGATAAATTGAAAGACAGACTTGACACTTGGGTATACATTTAGTTTCTATTCAAATCATTCTGCACacctaaaaaaatataataatatttaataataaaaaaaaacactaataacATAGGTATGTTATAATCATTCCCAGTTCATTTTTGTCCTAGTCGTGACAGTGTGTTCATCTGGTGCTATATTAACCTGTTATTCTGAATGTATTTCAGTATAATGGCACACACATTATTCTTGGCTGATAGACGACGTTCATATCCAGgtttattttacagtatttatgatgctgtaaatgctgcttttttccttcttttttgtggttttgtgtaCAATGTAGAAAACAATGGTCTAACAACCATACAGTTAAAACCTCAATGAATTTAAGTAGTCAGGTTATCTAAGTTGTTATTAAGTTTGTAGGATTTAGAAAGGTCTGATGGGGAGGTTGTAGACTTTCACGGTCTTTTACTGTCCTCTTCTACGAGTGTAAGATAAAAGATTGCCTTTAAAAGGTGGAAGTTCTTCTTTATTTCCAGATGCTAGTTTGTCCATTCAGGGCTACTATAGAAACATGGCAGACTCTAAAGAAGAGGACATTTTGATATAAAGTGCCTTATTCTAAGGTGACTGCTAgtgttattttcctttaatttaacACTTGGGCTGGCATTATTATAAATTTGATTTTGAAATTCTTCCAACAGAGTCTCCTGCTGGACTCTGTCCTGCTGGACATGGACTCAGGGACGTTGGAAAATTTCACTGTGTTCTATTATTTTGTAGACTAATTGAGGAATATATAATAgtcatattgttttttttgtaaattaactCAAAAGAACACTTAAGTTATTAATCATTTTAGGaattatttttctgaaaatgcaAGTAGTTTGTGTACCTGTAAACTCAGCAACTGAAATGCATACACACTTCCTTTGCTGCTCAGTGATGAGTCATGATGGGTGTCACTGCGGTCACAGTGACACTGAGTTATAATAAAGGTGGAGTACATTtgctcaactttttaaaaaattggttTTGTCAATGGAAAATGAAACACAACAGTACAAATGTATGACATTTATTAGAATTTTTAGGGATATTTAATAAGGTTTCCAATTTATTTTGTGCTAAACATACAGATAGCAGCACCGTCTCTAAATATTATGACTGTCAAAACAGCAAGCTCCACCCTGAACTCTGAAGTGCAGGGGGGTTGATGTGATTCAGCACCTGTCAGGGGGGACACTTTGTACTAGTATTTTCTCACAATGTTTGAATCACTTCAGAATTATTGCTTTCTTGATCCTTAAATCTTTTCACAGTCAGGGTCTGTAAATAGATAAAAGCATTGGTTAACACAGAGATAATTACACATAAATTCATACCAACCAGCacttatacattttatttttaccatactaatgattttcttttctacaCTAATAAAAGACATTATCAACTGATCGGGGCAACAATATAGAGGTGAATGTTGCTGATATGGATATAAGCTTTGTGTGACTAAGCAGTTCATCATAGTTCAGTTTGCAGATATCCATCCCCTTCAATccattcaaatttaatttagctGAAAGATCTAATAATAACTGACCTGATTTCTGTCTCATCCTGTGTCATCCAGGCTGCTTGTGGGTGATCAGACATGGACATTAGGGGAGATGCAGAGCTTCTTCTCAGATGGTTTGAATCTCAGTCTGAGAAACAGCTAAAGTGACTATGAGCTAATCGCTTAAGAAAACGGCTCTTTAGCTGTTTTCACCTCATGTAATCCATCGACACTGCATGTCAGTCAAAACTGCAGGGATCTGCAAATTCCAGCAGTAATCTATCCTTTAATGCTCTTTGTGTATTATAAGCCATAATTATTTATAGTACTCTGGAAGCCTGGTCCCTTGTTTAGAGGTGTGATTGACTCGATGGTgtcaagaaaaacatatttttccttctttttttataacatgtatAGGTATATTTCCTTGATTGTAAATTTGCATTTACATAACAATTTATCTGTGACTTGAAGTTCTGAAATATACCTGATTAAACTGCTGGGTTATGGTAGTAATAGTACTATGTAATAGTAATATGTAACAAAAtccaaaaaagaataaataattgatctcaaactttttttgctaaaaaaaaaaaagaacaaaaaaaaatggacttAGAAATCAATTGTTCTTACAAAGGACAAAGGGCTGGTGATGCAGATGAAAGTtagtgaaagttttttttttttccatttcacctCCAAGTGGTAATGTTTATAAGAGGTCATACTGTGCTTTAAAAGTTCAGCATTGTCCTGTACATGCCAGTTCTGTTGCTGACAGTGCTCATCCAATGAGAAGTAGAGGAGACTGTAGACCAGTGGTTCCACATGCccaaaatctgctttttttcatgacgataatgtcaaattctgatttttaatatgtgtactgactttgttgtttatgcatgaATGTGCTAAAAATTAAGATTTAACTCtttattaatggtttaatttaaagttaacagccctggtaaaaatcTCTAAGTTATTTGATAAACATAGGCTATTTTTTACAGTTATGTGACCCCTAGTTTGAGACACTGCTATAGACTATACATGGAAGTTTGAATATTATGGTAGCATTAAAATGGAAGCaattacaaagaaaatgagTCATCATGTCTTGCAtacttatatttaaaaatagaagacattttaaaagagCAACCTGGAAAATCTACTAACATTCAGAACTCTCCTGTGTGTTTGCAATCATCCTTC encodes:
- the egln2 gene encoding prolyl hydroxylase EGLN2, whose protein sequence is MESLGRADLLKPSSSRGSVAFSGSLERKTSGQQLIGGPTEIHHTYQATMGLNGFCAVSNGSPAAEELLVGLASQTDSNGITTLTKQGLTKTGVPLYNGGMMSTSATVEGNEANVLAPHGRPVQVNGVAEQTLPLTSRGCLMENGDRTAHENCSLVMRRINGDLKVRQAQQQKRRGGENRDIGSQNLNGHTIGSTGVGSSADPVFTSGDLDCKRRKLADGTVASKSSEASRVARAVAPLTATGNCSNGSHSNPNFNPAASHINQHNGHYMASSDSPAPTSLTSTREINTIQTPQPHADTGWSAERIAKQYVIPCMKYYGICVKDDFLGPQLGNKILEEVEVLNHSGKFRGGQLVSQKSIPSRNIRGDQIAWVEGQEPGCKNIGALMAHIDEAVMYSAANGQLGNCVINGRTKAMVACYPGNGAGYVRHVDNPNGDGRCITCIYYLNKNWDVKKQGGLLQIYPEGKNVVANIEPLFDRLLIFWSDRRNPHEVKPAYATRYAITVWYFDAKERSEAKEKYKLATGQKGVQVPVTQSSRT